The Longimicrobium sp. genome includes a region encoding these proteins:
- a CDS encoding DUF305 domain-containing protein produces the protein MPVPRPGANEADVRFMTGMIAHHAQALEMTRLVPERSGRQDVRLLAERITASQQTEIDRMRQWLRDHGQPVPDARHAHHEAGGGHAQMPGMLTPEELARLSAATGAEFDRLFLELMIRHHEGALTMVAELLSRSGAAQDSDVFQIASDVDADQRAEIARMRRMLGGPPPAPRRR, from the coding sequence GTGCCCGTGCCCCGGCCCGGGGCGAACGAGGCGGACGTGCGGTTCATGACGGGGATGATCGCCCACCACGCGCAGGCGCTGGAGATGACGCGCCTGGTCCCCGAGCGCAGCGGCCGCCAGGACGTGCGGCTCCTCGCCGAGCGGATCACGGCCTCGCAGCAGACCGAGATCGACCGCATGCGGCAATGGCTGCGGGATCACGGACAGCCGGTTCCCGATGCGCGGCACGCGCACCACGAGGCCGGCGGCGGGCACGCGCAGATGCCCGGGATGCTCACCCCGGAGGAGCTGGCCCGGCTGTCGGCCGCCACGGGGGCGGAGTTCGACCGGCTCTTCCTGGAGCTCATGATCCGCCACCACGAGGGCGCGCTGACCATGGTGGCGGAGCTCCTCTCCCGCTCCGGCGCCGCGCAGGACTCCGACGTCTTCCAGATCGCGTCCGACGTCGACGCCGACCAGCGGGCCGAGATCGCGCGCATGCGCAGGATGCTGGGCGGACCGCCGCCCGCTCCCCGCCGGCGCTGA
- a CDS encoding GNAT family N-acetyltransferase: MDSSSALLLPDAPAPRATRQPSARWEATPVAPGDWEDALAACGGTFFHSPHALEVSLPAGTPVYARLEQGGRTLAVAVGAATRCRLSRRSRHVRFAAPPAAAPGVDRDRAAAGLASFLAARGAAEVVMDSFDAGYRADPPGGALPARERREYVVALDADPAELLRGLARTHRRHAARGDREGWAVRALRGDAAVELLARVQRTASGRAARRGGGFPTGEPPAAAGRPADPARPWGLCTFGAFAGDAPLAAALVGWAGGCAYYLMGGSTEEGYRLDAATWLHWRLMRTFAGAGCRAYNLGGAPAEAERAEHPQHGLHRFKLAFGARPTECRGARWETAPRHLWLHRAMARLPGVGR; encoded by the coding sequence GTGGACTCGTCTTCGGCCCTGCTCCTCCCCGACGCTCCCGCTCCCCGCGCTACCCGGCAGCCGTCCGCGCGCTGGGAGGCAACCCCTGTCGCCCCGGGCGACTGGGAGGACGCGCTGGCGGCGTGCGGGGGCACCTTCTTCCACTCGCCGCACGCGCTGGAGGTGAGCCTCCCCGCGGGGACGCCCGTTTACGCCCGCCTGGAGCAGGGCGGGCGGACGCTGGCCGTGGCGGTGGGGGCGGCCACCCGCTGCCGCCTGTCGCGCCGCTCCCGTCATGTGCGCTTCGCCGCGCCGCCGGCCGCGGCGCCGGGGGTGGACCGCGACCGCGCCGCCGCCGGGCTGGCGTCGTTCCTGGCCGCGCGGGGGGCGGCCGAGGTGGTGATGGACTCCTTCGACGCCGGGTACCGCGCGGACCCGCCGGGCGGCGCCCTCCCCGCGCGGGAGCGGCGCGAGTACGTCGTCGCGCTCGATGCCGACCCCGCCGAGCTGCTGCGCGGGCTCGCGCGGACGCACCGCCGGCACGCCGCGCGGGGGGACAGGGAAGGGTGGGCGGTGCGCGCGCTTCGCGGCGATGCGGCCGTCGAGCTGCTCGCCCGGGTGCAGCGGACGGCCTCGGGGCGCGCCGCGCGCCGGGGCGGCGGCTTCCCCACGGGCGAGCCGCCCGCCGCGGCCGGGCGCCCCGCCGACCCCGCGCGGCCCTGGGGCCTCTGCACCTTCGGGGCGTTCGCGGGAGACGCTCCCCTGGCGGCGGCGCTGGTGGGGTGGGCCGGCGGGTGCGCCTACTACCTGATGGGCGGATCGACCGAAGAGGGCTACCGGCTGGACGCCGCCACCTGGCTGCACTGGCGCCTCATGCGCACCTTCGCCGGGGCTGGCTGCCGCGCCTACAACCTGGGCGGCGCCCCGGCCGAGGCCGAGCGGGCGGAGCACCCCCAGCACGGGCTCCACCGCTTCAAGCTGGCGTTCGGCGCCCGGCCGACGGAGTGCCGCGGGGCGCGCTGGGAAACGGCGCCGCGGCACCTGTGGCTGCACCGGGCGATGGCGCGCCTGCCGGGGGTCGGGCGGTGA
- a CDS encoding glycosyltransferase family 39 protein, with protein MRLAPLALVALAAALRLPGLARFPFEQDELYTIQESRLLWDVPLLPGIDARPLYFLLQHALSWLAPETPVALRAMPLVFGLLGVWLVWRAGARLIGPAAGLAAGLLVAVAPWHLHASGMARYWSLLFLLAAAFYLALARGCETDRPRHLLAALAVLVAGMLTHPTFLFPAAGAALGVTLVDARGRPGWRWPSRRAWALLWGPFLAALAAFALLLELTGREEAVRNWGGRGWAASARLVPAMVEWLTPAVAVAALAGALLLLAEREPARRRWGAMTLVGGLSSIVLLLAASTRTDVYADYAIAALPLGFVSAGALVQLAAERAGPRARAVALSLAAVLAAAVLPGTASHLSDGMRFDYRPAFRHIERTAPRVAVATWPVVVQQHYAPSLRGLWLLTDPRRLDGYLAAERDLWVVTSVRRYGIVGDGGGRAAAWLDGHCRREMAYERPRWDYRVYRVEVWRCRG; from the coding sequence ATGCGCCTGGCGCCGCTTGCGCTGGTGGCGCTCGCGGCGGCGCTGCGCCTGCCGGGGCTGGCGCGCTTCCCCTTCGAGCAGGACGAGCTGTACACGATCCAGGAGTCGCGCCTGCTCTGGGACGTCCCCCTGCTGCCGGGGATCGATGCGCGGCCGCTCTACTTCCTCCTGCAGCACGCGCTCTCGTGGCTGGCGCCGGAGACGCCCGTGGCGCTCCGGGCGATGCCGCTCGTCTTCGGGCTGCTGGGCGTGTGGCTCGTCTGGCGCGCGGGGGCGCGGCTGATCGGTCCGGCGGCGGGGCTGGCCGCCGGGCTCCTGGTGGCGGTCGCCCCCTGGCACCTGCACGCCTCGGGGATGGCCCGCTACTGGTCGCTCCTCTTCCTGCTGGCGGCGGCGTTCTACCTGGCCCTGGCGCGCGGCTGCGAGACCGACCGCCCCCGCCACCTGCTGGCCGCGCTGGCCGTGCTGGTGGCGGGGATGCTCACGCACCCCACCTTCCTCTTCCCCGCGGCGGGCGCCGCGCTGGGGGTGACGCTGGTGGACGCGCGCGGGCGGCCGGGGTGGCGCTGGCCCTCGCGGAGGGCGTGGGCGCTGCTCTGGGGGCCGTTCCTGGCCGCGCTGGCCGCCTTCGCGCTCCTCCTCGAGCTCACCGGCCGCGAGGAGGCGGTGCGCAACTGGGGCGGGCGGGGGTGGGCGGCCAGCGCGCGGCTGGTGCCCGCGATGGTCGAGTGGCTGACGCCGGCGGTGGCGGTGGCGGCGCTGGCGGGCGCGCTCCTGCTGCTGGCCGAGCGCGAGCCGGCGCGGCGCCGCTGGGGGGCGATGACGCTGGTGGGCGGGCTCTCGTCGATCGTGCTCCTGCTGGCCGCCTCCACGCGCACCGACGTGTACGCCGACTACGCGATCGCCGCGCTCCCGCTGGGCTTCGTCTCGGCGGGCGCGCTGGTGCAGCTCGCGGCCGAGCGGGCGGGGCCGCGCGCGCGGGCGGTGGCGCTCTCCCTGGCCGCCGTGCTGGCCGCCGCCGTCCTCCCGGGGACCGCGTCGCACCTGTCGGACGGGATGCGCTTCGACTACCGCCCCGCGTTCCGGCACATCGAGCGCACGGCGCCGCGGGTGGCGGTGGCCACCTGGCCGGTGGTGGTGCAGCAGCACTACGCGCCCTCGCTGCGCGGCCTGTGGCTCCTGACCGACCCCCGGCGGCTGGACGGCTACCTGGCCGCGGAGCGGGACCTGTGGGTGGTGACGTCGGTGCGCCGCTACGGGATCGTCGGCGACGGCGGCGGCCGGGCGGCGGCGTGGCTGGACGGGCACTGCCGCCGGGAGATGGCGTACGAGCGCCCGCGCTGGGACTACCGGGTGTACCGGGTGGAGGTGTGGCGGTGCAGGGGATAG
- a CDS encoding response regulator, whose translation MAQPTSQEPPPPMFNDPPPESLRGARVLVTDDEDLVRTVYAEVLRRYGAEVAEAADGAEGVSLARALRPDLVLMDLRMPGTDGWEALAALRADPATAGLVVVAFSSDTSQATRGRALEAGFDAFLEKAYTAGNLVRALEGLLREARERREKARPADPMSVAAAALLPFLPPLLG comes from the coding sequence ATGGCGCAGCCCACCTCACAGGAGCCTCCCCCGCCGATGTTCAACGACCCCCCGCCCGAATCGCTGCGCGGCGCCCGCGTCCTGGTCACCGACGACGAAGACCTGGTGCGCACCGTGTACGCCGAGGTCCTGCGCCGCTACGGTGCCGAGGTGGCCGAGGCCGCCGACGGCGCCGAGGGCGTGAGCCTGGCGCGCGCGCTCCGCCCCGACCTGGTGCTGATGGACCTGCGGATGCCGGGGACCGACGGCTGGGAGGCGCTCGCCGCGCTGCGCGCCGACCCCGCCACGGCCGGCCTGGTGGTGGTGGCGTTCTCCAGCGACACCTCGCAGGCCACCCGCGGCCGCGCCCTGGAGGCCGGCTTCGACGCCTTCCTGGAGAAGGCGTACACGGCCGGCAACCTGGTCCGCGCGCTGGAGGGCCTGCTGCGCGAGGCCCGCGAGCGGCGCGAGAAGGCCAGGCCCGCCGACCCCATGTCGGTCGCGGCGGCCGCGCTCCTCCCCTTCCTCCCGCCCCTCCTGGGCTGA
- a CDS encoding helix-turn-helix transcriptional regulator: MTFKRQGSRASEVFARLLEDTPGLAQAEKELGSKLVIAENVMRLRIQRGYTQKQLADALGVRQPRIAEIESARANLQVDTLDRLAEVFGVETASLFRVEKASPRRALKRRGSVGSRKPEDAKR; encoded by the coding sequence ATGACTTTCAAGCGACAGGGCTCTCGGGCCAGCGAAGTGTTCGCGAGGCTCCTCGAAGACACGCCGGGACTTGCCCAGGCAGAGAAGGAGCTTGGAAGCAAGCTGGTTATCGCCGAGAACGTGATGCGGCTGAGGATCCAGCGCGGCTACACCCAGAAGCAGCTCGCGGACGCGCTCGGTGTCCGGCAACCGCGCATTGCGGAGATCGAGAGCGCGCGAGCGAACCTCCAGGTCGACACGCTCGATCGTCTGGCAGAGGTGTTCGGTGTGGAGACCGCCAGCCTCTTCAGGGTAGAGAAGGCGTCTCCGCGCCGCGCATTGAAGCGACGGGGATCCGTCGGAAGCCGCAAGCCCGAGGACGCGAAGAGATAG
- a CDS encoding glycosyltransferase, protein MQTAACAAIAFAFVLAAYAYAGYPLLLLVCDRLRRRPAAAPADGWEWPRVSISLPAYNEEREIAATLEGLLALDYPADRLQVVVVSDASTDRTDEIVRTFAGRGVELVRTPGRRGKTAAEDFAAARLTGEIVVNTDASIRVPPGSLKALVAAFADPSVGLASGRDVSVARLDAAANSGEGRYVGYEMWVRRLETRAGGIVGASGCFYAIRAALHRTRLPEGLSRDFAAALVTRDAGYRAVSVDEAVCLVPRTASLRREYRRKVRTMARGMATLSHLRRLLDPVRHGRFAWMLFSHKVCRWAVPWAAAAACAGVLVLAATEAWARGAAALGLAALAAAAAGAAWPEERKLPRPLAVPTYLVMGNVAALEAGLRALRGERNAVWEPTRREPAAAA, encoded by the coding sequence ATGCAGACCGCCGCCTGCGCCGCGATCGCCTTCGCCTTCGTCCTGGCCGCGTACGCCTACGCCGGCTATCCGCTCCTGCTGCTGGTCTGCGACCGGCTGCGCCGCCGCCCGGCCGCCGCTCCGGCGGACGGGTGGGAGTGGCCGCGGGTGAGCATCAGCCTCCCGGCGTACAACGAGGAGCGCGAGATCGCCGCCACGCTGGAGGGGCTGCTGGCGCTCGACTACCCGGCCGACCGGCTGCAGGTCGTGGTGGTCTCCGACGCCTCCACCGACCGCACCGACGAGATCGTGCGCACCTTCGCCGGCCGCGGCGTGGAGCTGGTGCGCACCCCCGGGCGGCGCGGCAAGACGGCCGCCGAGGACTTCGCCGCCGCGCGCCTCACGGGCGAGATCGTGGTGAACACCGACGCGTCGATCCGCGTGCCGCCGGGGTCGCTGAAGGCGCTGGTGGCGGCGTTCGCGGACCCATCGGTGGGGCTGGCCTCGGGGCGCGACGTGAGCGTGGCGCGCCTGGACGCGGCGGCCAACTCCGGCGAGGGGCGCTACGTGGGCTACGAGATGTGGGTGCGGCGGCTGGAGACGCGCGCGGGCGGGATCGTGGGCGCCAGCGGCTGCTTCTACGCCATCCGCGCCGCGCTGCACCGCACGCGCCTCCCCGAGGGGCTCAGCCGCGACTTCGCCGCCGCGCTGGTCACGCGCGACGCGGGATACCGCGCCGTCTCGGTGGACGAGGCGGTGTGCCTGGTGCCGCGCACGGCGTCGCTCCGGCGCGAGTACCGCCGCAAGGTGCGCACGATGGCGCGCGGGATGGCCACGCTCTCGCACCTGCGCCGCCTGCTGGACCCCGTCCGCCACGGCCGCTTCGCCTGGATGCTGTTCAGCCACAAGGTGTGCCGCTGGGCGGTGCCGTGGGCGGCCGCCGCGGCCTGCGCGGGCGTGCTGGTCCTGGCGGCCACGGAAGCCTGGGCGCGGGGCGCGGCGGCGCTGGGCCTGGCGGCGCTGGCGGCGGCCGCGGCCGGGGCGGCGTGGCCGGAGGAGCGGAAGCTGCCGCGCCCGCTCGCCGTGCCCACCTACCTGGTGATGGGGAACGTGGCCGCGCTGGAGGCCGGCCTGCGCGCCCTGCGCGGCGAGCGCAACGCCGTCTGGGAGCCCACCCGGCGCGAGCCCGCGGCCGCGGCGTAA
- a CDS encoding PHP-associated domain-containing protein, with product MDLHAHTRASRDALTRPAELVERAARAGLHRIAVTDHGEVEGALEARAAGGERVIVGQEVRCRCGTELIGLFLAERVPMRLPLEEAVERIRAQGGLVYAPHPFAYATGAAWRSGRVLAVADVVEVFNSRAFLPAWNRRAAAAARARGLPAAASSDAHFPWEVGRAWTEVPPFTDAASFLEAARRAVPVGVRTANPFIHAASLGVYTVRTAFRHIDRPDPERVRLAGGKS from the coding sequence GTGGACCTGCACGCGCACACCCGCGCCTCGCGCGACGCGCTCACCCGCCCCGCGGAGCTGGTGGAGCGGGCCGCGCGGGCGGGGCTCCACCGCATCGCCGTCACCGACCACGGCGAGGTCGAGGGAGCGCTGGAGGCGCGCGCGGCCGGGGGCGAGCGGGTGATCGTGGGGCAGGAGGTGCGCTGCCGGTGCGGGACGGAGCTGATCGGGCTGTTCCTGGCGGAGCGGGTGCCGATGCGGCTGCCGCTGGAGGAGGCGGTGGAGCGGATCCGTGCGCAGGGGGGCCTGGTCTACGCGCCGCACCCGTTCGCGTACGCCACGGGGGCGGCGTGGCGGTCCGGGCGCGTGCTGGCCGTGGCCGACGTGGTGGAGGTGTTCAACTCGCGCGCCTTCCTCCCGGCGTGGAACCGGCGGGCCGCCGCGGCCGCCCGCGCGCGGGGCCTCCCTGCCGCGGCTTCGTCGGACGCGCACTTCCCCTGGGAGGTGGGCCGCGCCTGGACGGAGGTGCCGCCGTTCACGGACGCCGCCTCGTTCCTGGAGGCCGCCCGCCGCGCCGTCCCCGTCGGCGTCCGCACCGCGAATCCCTTCATCCACGCGGCCTCGCTCGGCGTGTACACGGTGCGCACCGCCTTCCGGCACATTGATCGTCCAGACCCGGAACGGGTGCGCCTGGCCGGGGGGAAGAGCTGA
- a CDS encoding dolichyl-phosphate beta-glucosyltransferase: MNGPFDLSVIVPAYNEEARLEPTLREAAAYLRSRGRRAELIAVDDGSRDGTGALVRRLADEIAELRLIRLPANRGKGYAVRTGVVNARGARVLFMDSDGATPMAELERLEAALDAGADVAIGSRAMASDQVRVKARLHRRVIGRVFHLLVSALAVRGFRDTQCGFKLFTAAAAQDLFTRMRMNRYSFDVEVLLMARLRGYRVDEVPVNWVHRPGSQVNLVTDSLRMAADLVAIRARLLRGGYARPHLAPLLERPAPLPLARAATEPPALV, from the coding sequence ATGAACGGGCCCTTCGACCTCTCGGTGATCGTCCCCGCCTACAACGAGGAGGCGCGGCTGGAGCCCACGCTCCGCGAGGCCGCCGCCTACCTCCGCTCGCGCGGGCGCCGCGCCGAGCTGATCGCGGTGGACGACGGCAGCCGCGACGGCACCGGCGCGCTGGTGCGCCGGCTCGCCGACGAGATCGCGGAGCTGCGCCTGATCCGGCTCCCCGCCAACCGCGGGAAAGGCTACGCCGTGCGCACCGGCGTGGTGAACGCGCGGGGCGCCCGGGTGCTCTTCATGGACTCCGACGGCGCCACCCCCATGGCCGAGCTGGAGCGGCTCGAGGCGGCGCTCGACGCGGGCGCCGACGTGGCCATCGGCAGCCGCGCCATGGCCTCGGACCAGGTGCGCGTGAAGGCCCGACTGCACCGCCGCGTGATCGGCCGCGTCTTCCACCTGCTGGTGAGCGCGCTGGCGGTGCGGGGCTTCCGCGACACCCAGTGCGGCTTCAAGCTCTTCACGGCCGCCGCCGCGCAGGACCTGTTCACGCGCATGCGGATGAACCGCTACAGCTTCGACGTCGAGGTGCTGCTGATGGCGCGGCTGCGCGGCTACCGGGTGGACGAGGTGCCGGTGAACTGGGTGCACCGCCCCGGCTCGCAGGTGAACCTGGTGACCGACTCGCTGCGTATGGCCGCCGACCTGGTGGCGATCCGCGCCCGCCTCCTGCGCGGCGGCTACGCCCGGCCGCACCTGGCGCCGCTGCTGGAGCGCCCCGCCCCGCTCCCGCTCGCCCGCGCGGCCACCGAGCCGCCGGCGCTGGTCTAG
- a CDS encoding glycosyltransferase: MRVLHVLAPAPYGGLERVVRSLAAGLARRGHAVDVAAVLEPNGPPERHPFVAALAETGAAVHPLVVSGRGYLRERSAVAALCRGLRPDVVHTHGYRADVVDAGAARRARVPVATTVHGFTGGGARNRLYEALQRAAFLRFDGVVAVSRPLAERLRRGGVPARRLHLIPNAWDGAARPLGREEARARLGIPPGAFHLGWVGRLSREKGPDVLLDAAALLPDAVVSFVGDGREAGALRARAERLGVAGRVRWHGAMDGAAALFPGFDAFVLSSRTEGTPMVLFEAIAAGVPVVATRVGGVPDVVGEAEARLVQPEDPAALAAAVDDVRRGPDAAARRAAAARARLEARFGADAWLAAYESLYAGLAASSPSSR; encoded by the coding sequence ATGCGCGTGCTGCACGTGCTGGCGCCGGCGCCGTACGGCGGGTTGGAGCGGGTGGTCCGCTCGCTGGCCGCCGGGCTCGCGCGCCGCGGGCACGCGGTCGACGTCGCCGCCGTGCTGGAGCCGAACGGCCCGCCGGAGCGCCACCCCTTCGTCGCCGCGCTGGCGGAGACGGGGGCCGCCGTGCACCCGCTCGTCGTCTCCGGCCGCGGCTACCTGCGCGAGCGCTCGGCGGTGGCGGCGCTCTGCCGCGGCCTGCGGCCCGACGTGGTGCACACGCACGGCTACCGCGCCGACGTGGTGGACGCGGGCGCCGCCCGCAGAGCCCGCGTCCCCGTAGCCACCACGGTGCACGGCTTCACCGGCGGCGGCGCGCGCAACCGGCTTTACGAGGCGCTGCAGCGCGCCGCCTTCCTCCGCTTCGACGGCGTGGTGGCCGTCTCGCGCCCCCTGGCCGAGCGGCTGCGGCGCGGCGGCGTCCCCGCGCGGCGCCTGCACCTGATCCCGAACGCGTGGGACGGCGCCGCCCGGCCGCTGGGACGCGAGGAGGCGCGCGCCCGGCTCGGCATCCCCCCCGGCGCCTTCCACCTCGGCTGGGTGGGGAGGCTGAGCCGGGAGAAGGGGCCGGACGTCCTCCTCGACGCCGCCGCGCTCCTGCCGGACGCCGTCGTCTCCTTCGTGGGCGACGGGCGCGAGGCCGGGGCCCTGCGCGCGCGGGCGGAGCGGCTGGGCGTGGCGGGCCGGGTGCGCTGGCACGGGGCGATGGACGGCGCCGCGGCGCTCTTCCCCGGCTTCGACGCCTTCGTCCTCAGCTCGCGCACCGAGGGGACGCCGATGGTGCTCTTCGAGGCGATTGCCGCGGGCGTCCCCGTGGTCGCCACCCGCGTGGGCGGCGTCCCCGACGTGGTCGGCGAGGCGGAGGCGCGGCTGGTCCAGCCCGAAGACCCGGCCGCGCTCGCCGCGGCGGTCGACGACGTCCGCCGCGGTCCGGACGCCGCCGCCCGGCGCGCGGCCGCCGCCCGCGCGCGGCTGGAGGCGCGCTTCGGCGCCGACGCCTGGCTGGCGGCGTACGAGTCGCTCTACGCCGGCCTCGCCGCTTCCTCGCCTTCCTCCCGGTGA
- a CDS encoding lipopolysaccharide biosynthesis protein, protein MTPPTLAVPQAGTAALDAPAPARQVSLDLSLVRGIAWTGGVKWASQLLTWASTLVVARILTPEDYGIVGMATVFVGLVTMVSEFGLGAAVVVLRGLDPGQVRQINALSVLLGVASAALVCAAAVPLSRFTGTPELVGVLLVMSLGFVVAGFRTVPDAVLQKELAFRTLALMEGVGAIVMALVTVLLALAGAGYWTLVGGTLFGGLLSAGMAVARRPHGFARPRLSAVRQAVTFSGQLLVARLSWYLYSNADFMVVGKALGERALGAYTLAWSLASIPIGKVSATILRVTSAFFAAVQDDRAALRRYLLTITEGVALVTFPMTLGLALVADDLVLLALGEKWRGAILPLRLLALYASIRSVTPLLPQVLTAVGDVRFTMRNNVTAALLLPLAFVLGTRWGTTGVAAAWMLAHPLVLAPLFARVFRRLELSPAAYLRALGPAASGCALLGACVWAAARLAPAAWPLWALFAAQVAAGAAGYALAVLALHRDRLRAFRGALREARGSA, encoded by the coding sequence ATGACCCCTCCCACGCTCGCGGTGCCCCAGGCAGGGACGGCCGCCCTCGACGCGCCCGCTCCCGCGCGGCAGGTCTCGCTCGACCTCTCGCTGGTGCGCGGGATCGCCTGGACGGGCGGGGTGAAGTGGGCCAGCCAGCTGCTCACCTGGGCCTCCACCCTGGTGGTCGCCCGCATCCTCACCCCCGAGGACTACGGGATCGTGGGGATGGCGACGGTGTTCGTGGGGCTGGTCACCATGGTGAGCGAGTTCGGGCTAGGCGCGGCGGTGGTGGTGCTGCGGGGGCTGGACCCGGGGCAGGTGCGGCAGATCAACGCGCTGTCGGTGCTCCTGGGCGTCGCCAGCGCCGCGCTCGTCTGCGCCGCGGCGGTGCCGCTCAGCCGCTTCACCGGCACCCCGGAGCTGGTCGGGGTGCTGCTGGTGATGAGCCTGGGCTTCGTGGTGGCCGGCTTCCGCACCGTCCCCGACGCGGTGCTGCAGAAGGAGCTCGCGTTCCGCACCCTGGCGCTGATGGAGGGGGTGGGCGCCATCGTGATGGCGCTGGTCACGGTGCTGCTGGCCCTGGCGGGCGCCGGGTACTGGACGCTGGTGGGAGGCACGCTCTTCGGCGGGCTGCTCTCGGCCGGGATGGCGGTGGCGCGGCGGCCGCACGGCTTCGCCCGGCCGCGGCTGTCCGCGGTGCGCCAGGCCGTCACCTTCAGCGGCCAGCTCCTGGTGGCGCGCCTGTCGTGGTACCTGTACTCCAACGCCGACTTCATGGTGGTGGGCAAGGCGCTGGGCGAGCGCGCGCTGGGCGCCTACACCCTGGCGTGGTCGCTGGCCAGCATCCCCATCGGCAAGGTCAGCGCGACGATACTGCGCGTCACCTCCGCCTTCTTCGCGGCGGTGCAGGACGACCGGGCCGCGCTGCGCCGCTACCTGCTCACCATCACCGAGGGGGTGGCGCTGGTCACCTTCCCGATGACGCTGGGGCTGGCGCTGGTGGCCGACGACCTGGTGCTGCTGGCGCTGGGCGAGAAGTGGCGCGGCGCCATCCTCCCCCTGCGGCTGCTGGCGCTCTACGCCTCGATCCGCTCGGTGACGCCGCTCCTGCCGCAGGTGCTCACGGCCGTGGGCGACGTGCGCTTCACCATGCGCAACAACGTGACGGCCGCCCTCCTCCTCCCGCTGGCCTTCGTGCTCGGCACCCGCTGGGGAACCACGGGCGTGGCGGCCGCGTGGATGCTGGCGCACCCGCTGGTGCTGGCCCCGCTCTTCGCGCGCGTCTTCCGGCGGCTGGAGCTGTCTCCCGCGGCGTACCTGCGGGCGCTGGGCCCCGCGGCGAGCGGCTGCGCGCTGCTGGGAGCCTGCGTGTGGGCGGCGGCGCGCCTGGCGCCCGCCGCCTGGCCGCTCTGGGCGCTCTTCGCCGCGCAGGTGGCCGCCGGCGCGGCGGGGTACGCCCTCGCCGTCCTCGCCCTGCACCGCGACCGCCTGCGCGCGTTCCGCGGGGCGCTGCGGGAGGCGCGGGGGAGTGCGTGA
- a CDS encoding O-antigen ligase family protein has product MQTTATLAAPAAPARAPRPRAAARAAAAPWTPYHAALVVMVLTFVWRVQDLFPLLGKFRPAILSSLLALGFFLLGPVGLAPARLRHPVFRWALAFLAVAVLSVPAGIFPGNSFRFLTDDHLKTVLFAVLLLCAVRSVADVERFVAVHVVGGALYCVMILVRYDVGPDGRLGGLVYYDANDLAMLVVCTFPLLVYLTRPGSRWLLRLVAVAAMGLFVVTIIKTGSRGGFLGLVAVFGTMLVGFRAVPKAQRLGALGAVMLVLAVAGGSGYWKKMETILRPQEDYNWGGNRETGRVEVWKRGMGYMLQRPLLGVGAANFPVAEGRISPLAGRQELGQGLKWSAAHNSFVQVGAELGVPGLLAFLLLLFAAFRATRALGRSRAPDGSVPDAAALGQALTATLVGYCVAGFFLSQGYSAYLYTILALVAGLSAVSGAGAAPAAEPRPPSARRPLGRGGLVVGSRAA; this is encoded by the coding sequence ATGCAGACCACCGCCACGCTCGCGGCCCCCGCCGCCCCCGCGCGGGCGCCCCGGCCCCGGGCCGCGGCGCGCGCCGCGGCGGCGCCGTGGACGCCGTACCACGCGGCGCTGGTCGTGATGGTGCTCACCTTCGTCTGGCGCGTGCAGGACCTCTTCCCCCTGCTGGGGAAGTTCCGCCCCGCCATCCTCTCCTCGCTCCTGGCGCTGGGCTTCTTCCTGCTGGGCCCGGTGGGGCTGGCGCCCGCGCGGCTCAGGCACCCGGTGTTCCGCTGGGCGCTCGCCTTCCTGGCCGTCGCGGTCCTCTCGGTGCCGGCCGGCATCTTCCCGGGCAACAGCTTTCGCTTCCTGACCGACGACCACCTGAAGACGGTGCTCTTCGCCGTCCTCCTGCTCTGCGCCGTGCGCTCGGTGGCCGACGTGGAGCGCTTCGTGGCCGTGCACGTGGTGGGGGGCGCCCTCTACTGCGTGATGATCCTCGTCCGCTACGACGTGGGCCCCGACGGCCGGCTGGGGGGGCTGGTGTACTACGACGCCAACGACCTGGCCATGCTGGTGGTGTGCACCTTCCCCCTGCTGGTGTACCTCACCCGCCCGGGGTCGCGCTGGCTGCTGCGCCTGGTGGCGGTGGCGGCGATGGGGCTGTTCGTGGTCACCATCATCAAGACCGGCTCGCGCGGCGGCTTCCTGGGGCTGGTGGCGGTCTTCGGGACGATGCTGGTGGGCTTCCGCGCGGTGCCGAAGGCGCAGCGGCTGGGCGCGCTGGGCGCGGTGATGCTGGTGCTGGCGGTGGCCGGCGGGAGCGGCTACTGGAAGAAGATGGAGACGATCCTGCGGCCGCAGGAGGACTACAACTGGGGCGGCAACCGCGAGACGGGCCGGGTGGAGGTGTGGAAGCGGGGGATGGGGTACATGCTGCAGCGGCCGCTGCTGGGGGTGGGGGCGGCCAACTTCCCGGTGGCCGAGGGGAGGATCTCGCCGCTGGCCGGGCGGCAGGAGCTGGGGCAGGGGCTCAAGTGGTCGGCCGCGCACAACTCGTTCGTGCAGGTGGGGGCGGAGCTGGGGGTGCCGGGGCTGCTGGCGTTCCTGCTGCTGCTCTTCGCCGCCTTCCGCGCCACCCGCGCGCTGGGGCGCTCGCGCGCGCCGGACGGCTCGGTGCCCGACGCGGCCGCGCTCGGCCAGGCGCTCACCGCCACGCTGGTGGGCTACTGCGTCGCGGGCTTCTTCCTCTCGCAGGGCTACTCGGCCTACCTCTACACTATCCTGGCCCTGGTCGCCGGCCTCTCCGCGGTCTCCGGCGCCGGCGCGGCCCCCGCCGCCGAGCCCCGGCCCCCCAGCGCGCGCCGCCCCCTGGGCCGCGGCGGCCTGGTGGTCGGCTCCCGGGCGGCCTGA